Genomic DNA from Ruminococcus sp. OA3:
GTATTCTTTCTGGCTCTGCGAAGGAGGATATCACTGGGAAACCAGAAGCTGTTGAAAGAGAGTTATAACCTCGGACAGATGGAGGGGGTGGTGGGGATGGTAAAAAAAATCATCCTGGGCACACTCACCGTAGAAGGCGCGGGGGCGGTGCTGTATGCATGCAGTCTCGTTCCTGAATACGGCCTGCGCAAAGGTGTTTTTATGTCTGTGTTTAATGCCGTTTCCTGCTTCTGCAATGCGGGGATGGATATTATCGGTCCGGACAGCCTGAAGCCGTTTTTCAGCAATCCCCTGATGAACATCACAACCATGCTGCTGATCATACTTGGCGGTATTGGTTTCATCGTGTGGTGGGATATCCTGAATTTTATTAAAAGCAGACGGGGAGCAGGCAGAAAGCGCAACCGTCAGCTGGGGCTGCATACGAAGCTGGTGCTGACTGTGACTGCGATCCTGATCGCCGGGGGAGCACTGCTGATCCTGATGTTTGAATGGAGCAATTCCAGGACTCTTGGGAACCTGTCGGTTCCTGACAAGCTGATGGCTGCCGTATTTCAGTCGGTAACAACAAGGACGGCAGGCTTTGAGACGATCTCACAGGCCAGTTTTTCAGATGCGACGGCACTGCTTTCAATGGTGCTGATGTTTATCGGAGGTTCACCGCTCGGAACTGCAGGGGGGATGAAGACAACTTCGGCAGCGCTTGTGGTGCTGCTGGTCTGCATGTTTATTCAGGGGGAAGAGAATATTGTGCTGTTTAAACGCAGGATTTCCATGAACAATGTCCGAACGGCAGTGGTTGTCGTATCGGTCGGACTGACTGTGGCGATTACGGGGACCCTGCTGCTTACACTGGCAGCAGACGCGCCATTTCTGGATGCGGCGTACGAAGTGGTGTCGGCACTCGGCACTGTGGGACTGACCAGGGGGCTGACGCCTCATCTGCCGTGGGCCGGCAAAATTATTATAATGGTGATCATGTATATAGGGAGGATCGGTCCGATCACCCTGATGCTGGCACTCGTAAGAAAGAGACGGAAAAAGCAGCAGATTCAGTATCCGGAACAACAGATTATGATAGGATAGGTGAGAAGTATGGGAAAAAAACAGTATGCCGTATTTGGGCTTGGAAAGTTTGGCTGGAGTGTCGCAATGACGCTTGCACAGAGCGGGTGTGAGGTTCTCGCAGTCGACAAGAACAGGGAGATTGTCGAGGCGATAGCCGATGAAGTGACTTGTGCAGTGCATGCAGATATGACCAACCCGAAAGCGGTTCACAGCCTTGGTCTTGACGGCATCGATGTGGCGGTGATTGCGCTGGCTGAGGACATGGAGACAAGTATTATGGGCACCATACTTGTAAAAGAGGCGAATGTTCCGTATGTGCTGGCAAAGGCTGTCAGTGCGCTGCATGCGACAATACTGAAAAAGATAGGAGCCGATGAGGTCGTATTTCCGGAACAGGATTCAGGCGTCCGGGTGGCAAGAAATCTGGTATCAGGGGGATTTGAAGATTTGTTTTCCCTTTCCGATACATTCAGCATGGTGGAGATGAAAGTGCCGGAGCAGTGGGCCGGCAAAACACTACGTGAACTGGACTTAAGGGGCCGCTGTCACATTAATGTAGTGGCACTGAAGAAGGATGAGGATATAAGAGTTAATCTGAATCCTGATGAAGAGGTGGACGGCAGAGCGACAATGGTACTGATCGGCAATAATATTGATTTAGAAAGAATGAAGGGCAAATTAAAGTAATATGATAACAAGTACAGCAAATCGTCAGGTGAAACGAGTGATACAACTGCAGAAGAAAGGGAGACTGCGCAGGGAAGAGGACTGTTTTATCGCAGAAGGCGTTAAAATGGCACTGGAGGCACCCACGGAACATGTTCTGCAGGTTTATATGTCGGAGTCTTTTGAACGTGAAAAGGGACTACCCGAACAGCTGGAGAATCTGCCATGCGAGGTGGTGGAGGACAGGATCTTTGAACAGATGTCGGATACTATCACACCACAGGGGATACTATGCCTGATCCGGCAGTTTCATTATACGCTGGAAGAGCTGCTGAAGAAAGAGAGTCCACTGCTCCTGGTGCTGGAGGACCTTCAGGATCCAGGCAACGTGGGGACTATTTTCCGCACGGCAGAAGGAGCAGGTGTGGACGGCATCATTCTGAGCCATAACAGCGTAGACATCTACAATCCAAAGACAATACGATCAACGATGGGTTCAGTCTACCGGATGCCGTTTCTGTATGCGGATGATCTGCAGAAGATCTTGAAAATGTTGAAAAAAGAAGGCATCTGTACGTATGCGGCACATCTGGATGGGCAAAATACGTATGACAGGGAAGATTACCGGGGAGGAACGGCATTTTTAATTGGAAATGAGGGTAATGGGCTGAGCAGTGAACTGACAGTGGGAGCCCAGCGCAGGATAAGAATACCAATGGAGGGAAAGCTGGAGTCCCTGAATGCAGCTGTGGCAGCAGCGCTTCTAATGTATGAGGTGCACCGGCAGAGAAGTTAATGTGCTGCAAAAAGGCTCGACTTTCGTCAGATTTTCGTTTACAATGGAGCCATACAAAGTTCTTGTCAGAGAAAGGGGTTATTAAATGGGAGAAAATTTAAGCAGGAAGGAACAAAAACGTCGGAAACAGAAAAAACGTTTGATGGTGAAGAGCGTCATTCTACTCGTATTGCTTGTGATTCTTGGCGGATCTATCTGGGTTCTGGCTGAACAGATGAAGGGGAACAGCCAGAAGGGACAGGAGGAGGCCGGCAATGGACCGGAAGTGGCGGAGGGAGACACACCGGAACCGACAGAAGAAGCAAAGGAGACAACGACAGAGGCCGGACAGGGGGACAAGGAAAGTATACTTGCAGAAGCTGAACTGCTGGCAGCGCAGTATGATTATGATGCTGCCATCGCAAAGCTCCAGGAAGTTCCGGATGCGGCAAATGATTCTGACGTGGCGGCAAAGACGGAGGAATATGAGGCGACAAAAGCCAGCTGTGTGCCGGTGAATATCGATCAGGTAACTCATATATTTTACCACTCACTCGTAGTCGATCCTGATAAATGTTTCGGTAATCCTGACGACCCGCTTACTGCCGGATTTAATCAATGGATGACAACTGTCAGCGAATTTAACAAGATTACGCAGTCAATGTATGACAATGGCTATGTGATGGTTCGTCTGCGTGATCTGGTGAATCAGACCACGGATGCAGATGGAACGGTTCATTTTACAAAAGCTGAGATCATGCTGCCTCCGGGTAAAAAAGCATTTGTACTATCCCTTGACGATCTTTCCTATTATCACAGCTATGATGGAAGGGGGATCGCATCCAGGGTAGTACTCGACGATAATGGAAAGCCGACATGCGAATACATTGAGGACGACGGGACGGTGACGACGGGTGCGTATGACGTCGTACCGCTGATGGACCAGTTTATCGCAGAACATCCTGACGCCTCATACCGCGGGGCGAAAGGGATCATTGCACTGACAGGCTACAACGGCATTCTGGGATACCGCACAGACGGCGTATATGAGAGTCGTGATCCGGAGCACCTCGGACAGGACCAGAAGGCATGGCTGGATGCACATCCTGACTTTAACTACGATGAAGAATGTGCCCAGGCCAAGAAAGTGGCAGATGCCATGAAAGAGGATGGCTGGGAATTTGCGAGTCATACCTGGGGCCATCGCCATATCGCACAGATCTCACTGGACGATCTGAAAGCGGATACGGAGAAATGGGAGACGTATGTGTCGCCGCTCGTCGGTGGAACGGATACGAT
This window encodes:
- a CDS encoding potassium transporter TrkG — protein: MDTRLHIKQKRIKAEQAVAVGFFLSILLGSVLLALPISAADGQTTPYIDALFTAVTSVCVTGLVTVTTALHWSVFGKVVILILIQIGGLGIMSIMTVFFLALRRRISLGNQKLLKESYNLGQMEGVVGMVKKIILGTLTVEGAGAVLYACSLVPEYGLRKGVFMSVFNAVSCFCNAGMDIIGPDSLKPFFSNPLMNITTMLLIILGGIGFIVWWDILNFIKSRRGAGRKRNRQLGLHTKLVLTVTAILIAGGALLILMFEWSNSRTLGNLSVPDKLMAAVFQSVTTRTAGFETISQASFSDATALLSMVLMFIGGSPLGTAGGMKTTSAALVVLLVCMFIQGEENIVLFKRRISMNNVRTAVVVVSVGLTVAITGTLLLTLAADAPFLDAAYEVVSALGTVGLTRGLTPHLPWAGKIIIMVIMYIGRIGPITLMLALVRKRRKKQQIQYPEQQIMIG
- a CDS encoding TrkA family potassium uptake protein yields the protein MGKKQYAVFGLGKFGWSVAMTLAQSGCEVLAVDKNREIVEAIADEVTCAVHADMTNPKAVHSLGLDGIDVAVIALAEDMETSIMGTILVKEANVPYVLAKAVSALHATILKKIGADEVVFPEQDSGVRVARNLVSGGFEDLFSLSDTFSMVEMKVPEQWAGKTLRELDLRGRCHINVVALKKDEDIRVNLNPDEEVDGRATMVLIGNNIDLERMKGKLK
- a CDS encoding RNA methyltransferase, whose product is MIQLQKKGRLRREEDCFIAEGVKMALEAPTEHVLQVYMSESFEREKGLPEQLENLPCEVVEDRIFEQMSDTITPQGILCLIRQFHYTLEELLKKESPLLLVLEDLQDPGNVGTIFRTAEGAGVDGIILSHNSVDIYNPKTIRSTMGSVYRMPFLYADDLQKILKMLKKEGICTYAAHLDGQNTYDREDYRGGTAFLIGNEGNGLSSELTVGAQRRIRIPMEGKLESLNAAVAAALLMYEVHRQRS
- a CDS encoding polysaccharide deacetylase family protein; the encoded protein is MGENLSRKEQKRRKQKKRLMVKSVILLVLLVILGGSIWVLAEQMKGNSQKGQEEAGNGPEVAEGDTPEPTEEAKETTTEAGQGDKESILAEAELLAAQYDYDAAIAKLQEVPDAANDSDVAAKTEEYEATKASCVPVNIDQVTHIFYHSLVVDPDKCFGNPDDPLTAGFNQWMTTVSEFNKITQSMYDNGYVMVRLRDLVNQTTDADGTVHFTKAEIMLPPGKKAFVLSLDDLSYYHSYDGRGIASRVVLDDNGKPTCEYIEDDGTVTTGAYDVVPLMDQFIAEHPDASYRGAKGIIALTGYNGILGYRTDGVYESRDPEHLGQDQKAWLDAHPDFNYDEECAQAKKVADAMKEDGWEFASHTWGHRHIAQISLDDLKADTEKWETYVSPLVGGTDTIIFAHGEDLGDWHDYAADNEKFNYLKSEGYNFFCNVDSTQYFVQVRDNYVRQGRRNLDGYRLYQDKIMEDPTQRKTADLFDAAEVYDTSRPNVPEL